The Synechococcus sp. MU1643 genome contains a region encoding:
- a CDS encoding DUF481 domain-containing protein: MHRSLATAGILSPCPVPSVSWAEIITLTLPNGDSLHGELIERNPNNGTTVLDHPQLGRVEITAEQLNPATTKPLWASSVSAGVIGNEKDGDNSLSVSFTGKTRYKDEQQKLSLSDSFHSSKSKDSEEPPSIDTEKGSAELRYDKPIGSNPDLFALSSYQYDGTNDSGVNTILGNIGVAFPLLKSETTELTISIGPSLLWSGGGITYSSDTFCSNSHGGATLTADLSWKPWH, encoded by the coding sequence ATGCACCGTTCCCTAGCCACGGCTGGAATTCTGAGCCCTTGCCCGGTCCCCAGCGTGAGCTGGGCCGAGATCATCACCTTGACCCTGCCCAACGGCGACAGCCTGCACGGGGAATTGATTGAGCGAAATCCAAACAACGGGACCACAGTTCTGGACCATCCCCAGCTGGGACGGGTGGAAATCACCGCAGAGCAACTCAATCCAGCCACGACCAAGCCCCTTTGGGCCAGCTCGGTCTCCGCCGGTGTGATCGGCAATGAAAAGGATGGCGACAACTCCCTGTCGGTCAGCTTCACGGGAAAAACGCGCTACAAGGACGAACAACAGAAGCTGTCGTTGAGCGACAGTTTTCACTCAAGCAAGTCGAAAGATTCAGAAGAACCACCCTCCATCGATACGGAGAAAGGATCTGCGGAACTCCGCTACGACAAGCCGATCGGCTCCAACCCCGATCTGTTTGCTCTGAGCAGTTACCAATACGACGGCACCAATGATTCCGGGGTGAATACCATTCTGGGGAACATCGGTGTGGCATTCCCGCTGTTGAAGTCAGAAACAACTGAACTCACCATCTCCATTGGTCCGTCGTTGCTATGGAGCGGGGGAGGCATCACCTATTCCAGCGACACGTTTTGCAGCAACAGCCATGGCGGCGCAACGCTGACGGCGGATCTCAGCTGGAAACCATGGCATTAG
- a CDS encoding nuclear transport factor 2 family protein, with protein sequence MLHPPLDAEQIRALFTKPYGKPGPTAAQWKAVYANDVHFTDPTQERQGIDAYILAQDGLMQRCDDVFLETESVVVNGETAFVEWRMGLKIKGIEFIYPGATRLSFNPDGKIGDHRDYFDFVGPTFAPVPVIGGLVRWLYKRFVA encoded by the coding sequence ATGCTTCACCCCCCGCTGGATGCAGAGCAGATCCGTGCCCTGTTCACCAAGCCTTACGGCAAGCCAGGCCCCACAGCTGCTCAATGGAAGGCGGTCTACGCCAACGACGTGCATTTCACCGATCCAACCCAGGAGCGGCAGGGAATTGACGCTTACATCCTTGCCCAGGATGGTCTGATGCAGCGCTGTGATGACGTTTTCCTGGAAACAGAATCGGTGGTGGTGAATGGTGAGACAGCCTTTGTTGAATGGCGCATGGGCCTCAAAATCAAAGGAATTGAATTCATCTACCCCGGCGCAACCCGGCTCAGCTTCAATCCAGATGGAAAGATCGGGGACCACCGTGATTATTTTGATTTTGTCGGCCCCACGTTCGCTCCGGTGCCCGTGATTGGTGGACTGGTGCGGTGGCTCTACAAACGGTTCGTTGCCTGA
- a CDS encoding OsmC family protein has translation MATALGTCILTVMGITAKRRNWSVTGAEASVEKIMTQTGARKIETLRVWITLPQGLSEDQIQLFRRVAKTAR, from the coding sequence TTGGCCACCGCCCTGGGCACTTGCATCTTGACCGTGATGGGAATCACGGCCAAACGCCGGAACTGGTCTGTCACCGGCGCAGAAGCATCTGTCGAGAAGATCATGACCCAAACAGGGGCCCGCAAGATCGAAACACTTCGGGTGTGGATCACCCTGCCCCAAGGCTTATCGGAGGACCAAATTCAGTTGTTCAGGCGTGTTGCGAAGACTGCCCGGTGA